From a region of the Marasmius oreades isolate 03SP1 chromosome 7, whole genome shotgun sequence genome:
- a CDS encoding uncharacterized protein (BUSCO:EOG09264RBX; MEROPS:MER0125238), giving the protein MPSASDASSGSSLSSTSSQASETTAFERWRKQAMLITGLGVTEEERLDALQQLNLQRCEKMKKDLMDSSPIVVFMLKHLRLSGCQVPENNIFCGACEVKPVAGGGVVAHAGSFIPEPGAVKLCAGHFFNKKHMEHTIAHELTHLYDQCKFKVDWSNLRHHACSEIRANNLSGDCRYTRELRRGIVSFTKQHQACVRRRAITSVSANPACPSEAMAEKVVNEVWESCFNDTRPFDEIY; this is encoded by the exons ATGCCTTCTGCTTCTGACGCTTCATCAGGCTCGTCTTTGTCGTCAACCTCTTCTCAGGCCTCGGAAACAACAGCGTTCGAGAGATGGAGGAAACAGGCAATGCTGATCACGGGATTGGGTGtcacagaagaagaaaggttgGACGCGCTTCAGCAGCTGAATCTACAACGTTGTgaaaagatgaagaaagatttAATGGACTCTA GTCCAATTGTCGTGTTCATGTTGAAGCATCTCAGATTGTCCGGCTGCCAGGTTCCAGAAAATAACATCTTCTGCGGAGCTTGTGAAGTGAAGCCTGTCGCTGGAGGCGGTGTCGTGGCTCATGCTGGAAGCTTCATACCCGAACCTGGTGCTGTAAAACTCTGTGCTGGACATTTCTTCAACAAAAAACATATGGAACACACTATCGCGCATGAACTCACGCATCTTTATGACCAATGCAAGTTCAAGGTCGATTGGAGTAACCTTCGGCACCATGCTTGCAGTGAG ATCCGGGCAAACAATTTGAGTGGCGATTGTCGGTATACCCGTGAACTGAGGCGTGGTATCGTCTCATTTACGAAGCAACATCAG GCTTGTGTTCGACGTCGGGCGATTACATCTGTTTCTGCAAATCCCGCGTGTCCTAGCGAAGCAATGGCCGAAAAGGTCGTGAATGAAGTTTGGGAAAGCTGTTTTAATGACACGCGACCGTTTGATGAA ATTTACTAG
- a CDS encoding uncharacterized protein (CAZy:CE12): MLLHLLLTLLPIFSSTMSSIQADAPSSFVLIGDSTTAVDGGWGDGFCGTPAIASVLKTGTPCNNTARSGATTGSFVADGSWNISIDAIKRETAKGRKTYVTLQFGHNDQKIAPPESMGANLTVMVQEVRGLGAVPILVTSLTRRNFHSDGSIDDILGPWADETILISQQQRTHLLDLHAVSIKYCEAIGPEASHRLNLSPSDNTHLNIDGAIVFARMVADLMNSSFRGILPIVPDPELSRNISLGLPSF, translated from the exons ATGTTACTGCACCTCTTGTTGACTCTACTGCCGATTTTCAGCTCCACCATGAGCTCGATTCAGGCGGATGCCCCAAGCTCCTTTGTTCTGATTGGTGATAGCACAACCGCCGTTGA CGGCGGTTGGGGAGATGGATTCTGTGGCACTCCTGCAATTGCATCTGTGCTGAAAACGGGAACACCAT GTAACAATACCGCTCGCAGCGGGGCGACCACAGGAAGTTTCGTCGCCGATGGTTCTTGGAACATTTCAA TTGACGCGATTAAGCGCGAGACGGCGAAAGGCCGTAAAACCTATGTTACCCTTCAGTTCGGACACAATGATCAAAAAATTGCGCCTCCGGAGTCAATGGGAGCCAACCTGACGGTGATGGTGCAAGAAGTAAGGGGTCTGGGTGCGGTGCCCATACTTGTTACCAGCTTGACGCGGAGGAACTTTCACAGCGATGGAAGTATTGACGACATACTTGGACCATGGGCCGATGAGACCATTCTCATTTCACAG CAACAAAGAACTCATCTATTGGATCTCCACGCAGTAAGCATCAAATACTGTGAAGCCATCGGTCCAGAGGCTTCTCACCGTCTCAACTTATCACCAAGCGATAACACCC ACTTGAATATTGATGGTGCCATTGTATTCGCGAG AATGGTGGCAGACCTAATGAATTCCAGTTTTCGTGGCATTCTACCCATCGTTCCAGACCCCGAGCTCTCGCGGAACATAAGCCTAGGCCTCCCATCTTTTTGA